A genomic segment from Actinoplanes sichuanensis encodes:
- a CDS encoding DoxX family protein — translation MLIAYWVLAVLLAVFYGYAGGKKVSQSREQLQPMMGWVDSMPMPLVRTIGWLELAGAAGLILPPLTGIAPALAVAAAAGLTVVQIGGIVVHVSRGEVKVIGLNIGLLIASAVTGWLATIWL, via the coding sequence ATGCTTATCGCCTACTGGGTGCTGGCTGTCCTCCTCGCGGTCTTCTACGGCTACGCGGGCGGCAAGAAAGTCAGCCAGAGCCGGGAACAGCTCCAGCCGATGATGGGCTGGGTCGACTCCATGCCGATGCCGCTGGTCCGGACGATCGGCTGGCTGGAACTCGCCGGCGCGGCCGGTCTGATCCTGCCGCCACTGACCGGCATCGCACCGGCCTTGGCAGTGGCCGCGGCGGCCGGACTCACCGTCGTTCAGATAGGCGGGATCGTCGTGCACGTCTCGCGTGGCGAGGTGAAGGTGATCGGGCTCAACATCGGGCTGCTGATCGCGAGCGCGGTCACCGGGTGGCTGGCCACAATCTGGCTATAG
- a CDS encoding HAD family hydrolase, with protein MSRLLVDLDNTLIDRDAAFRGAVVEFLDEHGLPAADVEWVMGVDASGYAARSVVADAMTSRFRVSGRAVRTLLDVGAADRATLTGATADALRRVRAAGWVCVIVTNGRTVQQEAKIRNTGLDRLVDGWVVSETVGCKKPDPAIFRAAAPDLDGAWMIGDSPHADIAGSSALGLTSVWISAGRPWPETAYRPTHTAADIVTALDLLL; from the coding sequence GTGTCGCGGCTGCTCGTGGATCTCGACAACACGCTGATCGACCGGGATGCGGCGTTTCGTGGAGCGGTGGTGGAGTTCCTCGACGAGCACGGGCTGCCGGCTGCCGACGTGGAGTGGGTGATGGGCGTCGACGCGAGCGGCTACGCTGCCCGGTCCGTGGTCGCCGACGCGATGACCAGCCGCTTCCGGGTCTCGGGGCGGGCCGTCCGGACTCTTCTGGACGTCGGTGCCGCCGATCGAGCCACCCTCACCGGGGCTACCGCCGACGCCCTCCGCCGGGTCCGCGCCGCCGGCTGGGTGTGTGTCATCGTCACCAATGGCCGTACCGTCCAGCAGGAAGCCAAGATCCGTAACACCGGGCTGGACCGCCTGGTCGACGGCTGGGTCGTCTCCGAGACGGTCGGCTGTAAGAAGCCCGATCCGGCGATCTTCCGCGCCGCCGCCCCGGATCTGGACGGTGCCTGGATGATCGGCGACTCGCCGCACGCCGACATCGCCGGATCGTCCGCGCTCGGCCTGACCAGCGTCTGGATCTCCGCGGGGCGGCCGTGGCCCGAGACCGCCTACCGCCCGACGCATACGGCAGCCGACATCGTCACCGCCCTTGACCTGCTCCTATAG
- a CDS encoding MEDS domain-containing protein — MIEAGMLGRLRPGDHACVIIDDDDVRIRGLATYINAGIRADERILYFGPDPERLADELGVHDAIDRGQVVMVTAEDSYLAGGRFDPEATMDGWRTEAARARADGFRSLRAIGDMSWAAGPVAGAERLAWYEANVNRVFAERQAMAICLYDRRLFSPAELQRVTWAHPAAVDHNTGAEAEPALRFARLGDPPGIRIRGEADLSNRQALRSVLERLVDDTPAGDQPIVVDVSELRFADAATVRILLEVAVAGAPRLRVVGCSPGLRRLLVFNGADAICES, encoded by the coding sequence ATGATCGAGGCAGGGATGCTCGGGCGGCTCCGGCCGGGCGACCACGCATGCGTGATCATCGACGATGACGACGTCCGCATCAGAGGCCTGGCGACGTACATCAACGCCGGCATCCGTGCCGACGAGCGAATCCTCTATTTCGGACCCGACCCGGAGCGGCTCGCTGACGAACTGGGCGTGCACGACGCGATCGACCGCGGCCAGGTCGTGATGGTGACGGCCGAGGACTCCTATCTCGCGGGCGGCCGGTTCGACCCCGAGGCGACGATGGACGGCTGGCGCACCGAGGCGGCCCGGGCCCGCGCCGACGGATTCCGGAGCCTCCGGGCGATCGGTGACATGTCGTGGGCGGCCGGTCCGGTCGCCGGAGCCGAACGCCTGGCCTGGTATGAGGCGAACGTCAACCGGGTGTTCGCCGAGCGGCAGGCGATGGCGATCTGTCTCTACGATCGGCGGCTGTTCTCGCCGGCCGAGCTGCAACGAGTGACCTGGGCGCACCCGGCGGCCGTCGACCACAACACGGGCGCCGAGGCCGAGCCTGCTCTCCGGTTCGCCCGCCTCGGCGACCCACCCGGCATCCGGATCCGGGGCGAGGCCGACCTGTCGAACCGGCAGGCGCTGCGATCCGTGCTCGAACGCCTCGTCGACGACACCCCGGCCGGTGACCAGCCGATCGTCGTCGACGTGTCGGAGCTGCGGTTCGCCGACGCCGCGACGGTGCGGATCCTGCTGGAGGTCGCCGTCGCCGGCGCACCCCGGCTGCGGGTCGTCGGCTGCTCGCCCGGCCTGCGGCGGTTGCTCGTGTTCAACGGCGCCGACGCGATCTGCGAGTCGTGA
- a CDS encoding GNAT family N-acetyltransferase translates to MGSIARIEEHAVAAWPATHAEQAGGWLLRHTPGVGKRRNNSALPSGAEVAVEVAEAFYRDRDIPVIVQISPAEEHAELDAALAGRGYRFDAPTLVLTAPVAEVAAADPVVVIGPELTPQWRAAYGNPAVSEHVLEHIAVTTGYASVTVDDEIAALGLFVVADGISGVFCMATDPRHRRKGYAESILRAGASWSAGQGADLLYLQVEEDNAAARALYGKVGFTHSHSYHYRVS, encoded by the coding sequence ATGGGAAGCATCGCGAGGATCGAGGAACACGCCGTCGCCGCCTGGCCGGCCACCCACGCTGAACAGGCCGGGGGCTGGCTGCTGCGGCACACACCGGGCGTCGGGAAGCGGCGCAACAACTCGGCGCTGCCGTCCGGAGCCGAGGTGGCCGTCGAGGTGGCCGAGGCGTTCTATCGGGATCGCGACATTCCGGTGATCGTGCAGATCAGCCCGGCCGAGGAACACGCCGAGTTGGACGCCGCGCTGGCCGGGCGGGGCTACCGATTCGACGCTCCGACGCTGGTGCTGACCGCGCCGGTGGCCGAGGTGGCCGCCGCGGATCCCGTCGTCGTGATCGGGCCGGAGCTGACACCGCAGTGGCGGGCGGCCTACGGCAACCCGGCGGTCAGCGAGCACGTCCTCGAACACATCGCCGTGACCACCGGTTATGCGTCGGTCACCGTGGACGATGAGATCGCCGCGCTCGGGCTGTTCGTCGTGGCGGACGGGATCAGCGGGGTGTTCTGCATGGCCACCGATCCGCGGCACCGCCGGAAGGGATACGCCGAGTCGATTCTGCGGGCCGGTGCGTCCTGGTCTGCCGGGCAGGGCGCCGACCTGCTCTATCTCCAGGTCGAGGAGGACAACGCGGCGGCCCGGGCGCTGTACGGGAAAGTCGGCTTCACGCACTCCCACAGTTACCATTACCGAGTCAGCTGA
- a CDS encoding excalibur calcium-binding domain-containing protein, which yields MPPPQDPWAGQPGQPPQPRPGNGPPTPPAPPTASNDPNHDYGPPIAPGRPGVPHPGYGRPPAYGQAAGYGRPPVSGQPAYGTPPPFGPPPTAMFAAQPAPTTNRKSWHKPLLGVLGVLTLCVCGVALFSPDQETDKTSAPADSPEVAALQQAATKTPEAGATPEAGPTTSTAPKKPTATTNPKATPTRTASKSPKAVYYANCDAAPGELSRSDPGYRKALDRDGDGIACESSGDDEEPIEDDEPTGGTDPRFSTCKAANSAGYGDYVRGVDPEYDWYQDRDGDGIVCER from the coding sequence TTGCCGCCTCCCCAGGACCCATGGGCCGGCCAGCCGGGACAACCACCGCAACCACGTCCCGGTAACGGTCCGCCCACCCCACCGGCACCACCCACGGCGTCGAACGACCCGAACCACGACTACGGTCCGCCGATCGCCCCGGGCCGGCCTGGCGTGCCACACCCGGGATACGGCCGGCCACCCGCCTACGGCCAGGCAGCCGGTTACGGCCGGCCGCCGGTTTCCGGGCAGCCCGCCTACGGAACGCCGCCACCCTTCGGCCCACCGCCGACCGCGATGTTCGCGGCCCAGCCAGCTCCGACCACGAACCGGAAATCCTGGCACAAACCGCTCCTCGGCGTGCTCGGTGTGCTGACGCTGTGCGTGTGCGGGGTGGCCCTGTTCAGCCCGGACCAGGAAACCGACAAGACATCGGCGCCGGCGGACAGTCCCGAGGTGGCCGCACTACAACAAGCCGCCACGAAGACCCCGGAAGCCGGGGCGACCCCGGAGGCCGGGCCGACCACGTCGACAGCCCCGAAGAAACCCACTGCGACGACGAACCCGAAGGCGACCCCGACCAGGACGGCGTCGAAATCACCGAAGGCCGTCTACTACGCGAACTGCGACGCCGCACCGGGCGAACTGAGCCGCAGCGACCCGGGCTACCGCAAGGCCCTGGACCGGGACGGCGATGGAATCGCGTGCGAGTCGAGCGGCGACGACGAGGAACCGATCGAGGACGACGAGCCCACCGGAGGAACCGACCCGCGCTTCTCGACCTGCAAGGCGGCCAACAGCGCGGGCTACGGCGATTACGTTCGCGGCGTCGACCCGGAGTACGACTGGTACCAGGACCGGGACGGCGACGGGATCGTCTGCGAGAGATGA
- a CDS encoding GGDEF domain-containing protein, whose protein sequence is MKSTRNAKPPDRTAPNEYGQRVRAWTRAICGIMTGVSGGRTFGILSPFVGGDYYGAIIEGINAAAVAGGDRVMAVQTLDPGAHSADRSGLPEFHRPVAWRHLSGLAVLPGAVGSEYAEAARRAGLPVVLVAAETSGEGMSVVAADNRSGVRDAVAHLIEHGHERIAFAGYMVHFDLRERLAGYRAGLAERDLSPMVFDTGDNHESGGEAVADALIRAGMPVTAIVLGTDRNAIGLIGRLTAAGYDLPKDLAVVGFDDIADAAYLKPALSSVRQPLDALGATVYDLMSEPPQKRQVATLFEPRESCGCASDGLPLSEANTRELFGQVRYLQDTLNVQYELGIALLGEQGGDPAHLDWLDRTPARAGCLGMWHPDEPEKLETVGTFRFPAAGGRVLPVDEFPPAELFALADGTDGDIVFTVPVRSRMRDWGMLAAVGRIQSTTPPGREMMNHSGSLLAKALDYRVVEERLRTAAMHDHLTGLPNRLLLEDRLAQAGLRAAREPGYRFAVLLMDLDGFKAINDGLGHAAGDQLLIQVARRLTALLRRTDTVARLGGDEFVVLIDDVSGPGGDSVVRAGIEAAVVEPYTIDGHVVEVGLSIGSAVSGDGSADPDLLLREADAAMYQAKSASRRR, encoded by the coding sequence ATGAAATCAACCAGGAACGCGAAACCGCCGGACCGGACCGCGCCGAACGAATACGGACAGCGGGTCCGGGCGTGGACGCGGGCGATTTGCGGGATCATGACCGGTGTGAGTGGTGGGCGCACGTTCGGGATCCTGTCGCCGTTCGTCGGAGGGGACTACTACGGGGCGATCATCGAGGGGATCAACGCGGCGGCCGTCGCCGGCGGGGACCGGGTGATGGCAGTGCAGACGCTGGACCCCGGCGCCCACAGCGCCGACCGCAGTGGCCTGCCGGAATTCCACCGGCCGGTGGCTTGGCGGCATCTGTCGGGGCTGGCGGTGCTGCCCGGCGCGGTGGGTTCGGAGTATGCCGAGGCGGCTCGCCGGGCCGGGCTGCCGGTAGTGCTGGTGGCGGCCGAGACGTCCGGCGAAGGCATGTCCGTGGTGGCCGCCGACAACCGCAGCGGAGTCCGCGACGCCGTCGCCCATCTGATCGAACACGGTCATGAGCGCATCGCCTTCGCCGGCTACATGGTGCATTTCGACCTGCGTGAGCGACTTGCCGGGTATCGCGCGGGCCTGGCCGAGCGTGATCTGAGCCCGATGGTGTTCGACACCGGCGACAACCACGAGTCGGGTGGCGAGGCGGTGGCCGACGCACTGATCCGGGCCGGCATGCCGGTGACCGCGATCGTGCTGGGCACCGACCGGAACGCGATCGGCCTGATCGGACGGCTGACCGCGGCCGGCTACGACCTGCCGAAGGACCTGGCGGTCGTCGGGTTCGACGACATCGCCGACGCCGCCTACCTGAAGCCGGCGCTGTCGAGTGTGCGGCAGCCGCTCGACGCGTTGGGCGCCACGGTCTACGACCTGATGTCCGAGCCGCCACAGAAACGCCAGGTGGCGACCCTATTCGAGCCGCGCGAGTCGTGCGGCTGCGCCTCGGATGGGCTGCCCTTGTCGGAGGCGAACACCCGCGAGCTGTTCGGGCAGGTCCGCTATCTGCAGGACACCCTGAACGTGCAGTACGAGCTGGGTATCGCGCTGCTCGGCGAGCAGGGCGGCGACCCGGCACACCTGGACTGGCTGGACCGCACGCCGGCCCGGGCCGGTTGTCTGGGCATGTGGCATCCGGACGAACCGGAGAAGCTGGAGACGGTCGGCACCTTCCGCTTCCCCGCTGCCGGCGGCCGGGTCCTCCCGGTGGATGAATTTCCACCCGCCGAACTGTTCGCGCTCGCCGATGGGACGGACGGCGACATCGTGTTCACCGTGCCGGTCCGCAGCCGCATGCGCGACTGGGGGATGCTCGCCGCGGTGGGCCGGATCCAGTCGACCACCCCACCGGGCCGGGAGATGATGAACCATTCCGGGTCGCTGCTGGCGAAGGCCCTGGACTACCGGGTGGTCGAGGAACGGCTGCGTACGGCCGCGATGCACGACCACCTGACGGGTCTGCCGAACCGGCTGCTGCTGGAGGACCGGCTCGCCCAGGCCGGGTTGCGGGCGGCGCGCGAGCCCGGTTACCGGTTCGCGGTGCTGCTCATGGACCTCGACGGGTTCAAGGCGATCAACGACGGTCTCGGGCACGCCGCCGGAGACCAACTGCTGATCCAGGTGGCGAGGCGGTTGACGGCGCTGTTGCGGCGCACCGATACGGTAGCTCGGCTGGGCGGGGACGAGTTCGTCGTGTTGATCGACGACGTCTCCGGGCCGGGAGGGGACAGTGTGGTCCGGGCCGGGATCGAGGCCGCGGTGGTCGAGCCGTACACGATCGACGGGCATGTCGTCGAGGTGGGGTTGAGCATCGGGTCGGCGGTGTCCGGCGACGGGTCGGCCGACCCCGACCTGCTGTTGCGGGAGGCCGACGCCGCCATGTACCAGGCGAAATCGGCCAGCCGCCGACGATGA
- a CDS encoding GTP pyrophosphokinase → MTDFVEKRDVTTDQPGQLARRGHPEAWHEQWTDLNHFLMVYKFGLAEINTKITILAEELTHRGSGNPIEHVSPRLKSPASITAKAHRLNCPLHFDDLRARIRDIAGIRIVCSFVSDVYTVANMLTRQPDVNLVVTKDYIAKPKANGYRSLHLIVEIPVFMSDRVVAVPVEVQLRTVAMDFWASLEHKIYYKHDPDVVPPRLRDELTAAAEDAARLDIRMERLHREIHGPRR, encoded by the coding sequence ATGACGGATTTCGTGGAGAAGCGCGACGTGACGACCGACCAGCCCGGCCAGTTGGCGCGCCGGGGTCACCCCGAGGCCTGGCACGAGCAGTGGACCGATCTGAACCACTTCCTCATGGTTTACAAGTTCGGCCTCGCCGAGATCAACACGAAGATCACGATCCTGGCCGAGGAGCTCACCCACCGCGGTTCCGGCAACCCGATCGAGCACGTCAGCCCACGTCTCAAGTCACCGGCCAGCATCACCGCGAAGGCGCACCGCCTCAACTGCCCGCTGCACTTCGACGACCTGCGCGCCCGGATCCGTGACATCGCCGGCATCCGGATCGTCTGCAGTTTCGTCTCGGACGTCTACACGGTCGCGAACATGCTGACCCGCCAGCCGGACGTCAATCTGGTCGTCACCAAGGACTACATCGCCAAGCCGAAGGCCAACGGCTACCGCAGCCTGCATCTCATCGTCGAGATCCCGGTCTTCATGTCCGACCGGGTGGTCGCCGTGCCGGTCGAGGTCCAACTGCGCACGGTCGCCATGGACTTCTGGGCCAGCCTCGAACACAAGATCTACTACAAGCACGATCCGGACGTCGTTCCACCCCGCCTGCGCGACGAGCTGACCGCGGCGGCCGAGGATGCCGCGCGTCTCGACATCCGGATGGAACGGTTACACCGCGAAATCCACGGACCAAGACGCTGA
- a CDS encoding GNAT family N-acetyltransferase produces the protein MDHQKVLDLFDRQMRRDMRTEGDGSRIERDGPVVRHVGSGPQAWNAVVWSDLDETTADEAIAGSVRRFAELGFPFEWKHYGYDRPADLGTRLTAAGFVADDEETLMIAAISDLSLDADLPDGVRIDRVTDPAGVELMVTASEQAFGENADWLRHRLLDQLANDPDNAYLFVAMAGDTPVSGARMDVNEGTAFAGLWGGGTAPEWRGRGIYRALVAERARIAADLGYEYLQVDASSQSRPILERLGFAVLTSTTPYNKEPH, from the coding sequence GTGGATCATCAAAAGGTGCTGGACCTGTTCGACAGGCAGATGCGGCGGGACATGCGAACCGAAGGTGACGGGTCCCGGATCGAACGGGACGGCCCGGTGGTGCGACACGTCGGCAGCGGCCCGCAGGCCTGGAACGCCGTCGTCTGGTCGGATCTCGACGAGACCACCGCGGACGAAGCGATCGCCGGTTCGGTGCGCCGTTTCGCCGAGCTGGGCTTTCCCTTCGAGTGGAAGCACTACGGCTACGACAGGCCCGCTGACCTCGGTACCCGACTGACCGCCGCCGGTTTCGTCGCCGACGACGAGGAGACGCTTATGATCGCCGCGATCAGCGATCTGTCCCTGGACGCCGACCTACCCGACGGCGTTCGCATCGACCGGGTCACCGATCCGGCCGGCGTGGAGCTGATGGTGACCGCCAGCGAGCAGGCGTTCGGCGAGAACGCCGACTGGCTCCGCCACCGCCTGCTCGACCAGCTGGCGAACGACCCGGACAACGCGTACCTGTTCGTGGCGATGGCCGGCGACACCCCGGTCTCGGGCGCCCGGATGGACGTCAACGAGGGCACCGCGTTCGCCGGCCTGTGGGGTGGCGGCACCGCGCCGGAGTGGCGGGGCCGCGGCATCTACCGCGCCCTGGTGGCCGAACGAGCCCGGATCGCCGCCGACCTGGGCTACGAATACCTGCAGGTCGACGCCTCGTCCCAGAGCCGCCCGATCCTGGAGCGCCTCGGCTTCGCCGTCCTGACCAGCACCACCCCGTACAACAAGGAACCGCATTAG
- a CDS encoding MOSC domain-containing protein, with the protein MQLVEIRRYPVKSLLGEVVETAGADSRGLAGDRLWAVRDTDGKVGSGKNTRRFRRMPGLFDLRAHTAPIPASAALPPDGSPTGALAGPSNGALAVPFVELPDGRRFAADDPDGHQAISDHLGRPVTLVPESTVPHHDEGPVSLITTAGLRALTGLAGAETDGAPVDPLRFRANLLLDVPGVGFPEDDWTGRRLRIGPDVVLRVVRPLTRCAMVDMAQEQASERRDLLKTLAEHNDMTFGVFATVETPGHLTVGDTTTWV; encoded by the coding sequence GTGCAACTCGTCGAGATACGTCGCTACCCGGTGAAGTCCCTGCTCGGAGAAGTGGTCGAGACCGCCGGAGCCGACTCGCGAGGCCTGGCCGGTGACCGTCTGTGGGCGGTCCGTGACACCGACGGCAAGGTCGGCAGCGGCAAGAACACCCGCCGTTTCCGCCGCATGCCGGGCCTGTTCGACCTGCGAGCCCACACCGCCCCGATCCCGGCCTCGGCTGCGCTCCCGCCTGATGGCTCGCCGACCGGTGCCCTCGCCGGCCCGTCGAACGGTGCTCTCGCCGTTCCGTTTGTCGAATTGCCGGACGGTCGTCGTTTCGCCGCCGACGATCCGGACGGTCACCAGGCGATCAGCGACCACCTGGGCCGCCCGGTCACGCTGGTCCCGGAGTCGACGGTCCCGCACCACGACGAGGGTCCAGTCAGTCTGATCACGACCGCCGGCCTGCGCGCCCTGACCGGCCTGGCCGGCGCCGAGACTGACGGCGCCCCGGTCGACCCGCTGCGCTTCCGGGCCAACCTGCTGCTCGACGTGCCGGGCGTCGGTTTCCCGGAGGACGACTGGACCGGCCGCCGCCTGCGCATCGGCCCCGACGTGGTGCTGCGGGTGGTCCGCCCGCTGACCCGCTGCGCGATGGTCGACATGGCCCAGGAACAGGCCTCCGAACGCAGAGACCTGCTGAAAACCCTCGCCGAACACAACGACATGACCTTCGGAGTCTTCGCCACGGTGGAAACCCCGGGCCACCTGACCGTCGGCGACACCACGACCTGGGTCTAA
- a CDS encoding GNAT family N-acetyltransferase: MSVVIEVVRSVTDELVESFGRLLPQLSRSAPALDSAALRELIAWPGNHVLVARVDGRIVGTLTLVTFPIPTGLRAWIEDVVVDGEARGHGVGAALTNEAVRIAGAAGARTVDLTSRPSRVAANRLYERLGFQVRDSKVFRLSHR, from the coding sequence GTGAGTGTGGTCATCGAGGTCGTGCGCTCGGTCACCGATGAGCTGGTCGAATCGTTCGGACGCCTGCTGCCGCAGCTGTCCCGGTCGGCGCCGGCCCTCGACTCGGCGGCGCTGCGCGAGCTGATCGCCTGGCCGGGCAACCACGTGCTGGTGGCCCGGGTCGACGGCCGGATTGTCGGCACTCTGACACTCGTCACCTTCCCGATTCCGACCGGGCTGCGGGCCTGGATCGAGGACGTCGTGGTCGACGGGGAGGCCCGCGGCCACGGGGTGGGTGCGGCGCTGACGAACGAGGCGGTCCGGATCGCCGGGGCGGCCGGCGCGCGGACCGTCGACCTCACGTCCCGGCCGTCGCGGGTCGCCGCGAATCGCCTGTATGAACGGCTCGGTTTCCAGGTCCGCGACTCGAAAGTGTTTCGGCTGTCACATCGGTGA
- a CDS encoding response regulator transcription factor, which translates to MRVVIAEDSAILREGLAQLLSMRGHEVLAAVVDVPALFEAVAVQAPDVAIVDIRLPPSHTDEGLRAAVRLRRECPGVGVLIFSQYVETAFVAELLAGGSEGVGYLLKERVVQLDDFVDALDRVAAGGTALDPQVVTQMFGRSRHREVLAEFTPREREVLALMAQGRSNTAIATAIRVSERAVEKHVTNIFGKFDLPPSDADHRRVLAVIRYLQN; encoded by the coding sequence ATGCGCGTTGTCATCGCTGAGGACTCCGCGATTCTGCGGGAAGGCCTTGCCCAGTTGCTCAGTATGCGGGGGCATGAGGTGCTGGCTGCCGTCGTTGATGTGCCGGCGTTGTTCGAGGCCGTTGCCGTTCAGGCGCCGGATGTGGCGATCGTGGACATTCGGTTGCCGCCCAGTCATACCGATGAGGGGTTGAGGGCGGCGGTTCGTCTACGGCGTGAATGTCCTGGGGTCGGCGTTTTGATCTTCTCGCAGTATGTGGAGACCGCATTCGTGGCCGAGTTGTTGGCGGGTGGGTCCGAGGGAGTCGGCTATCTACTCAAGGAGCGGGTGGTTCAGCTGGACGACTTCGTTGATGCGCTGGATCGGGTTGCGGCCGGGGGTACGGCGCTCGATCCCCAGGTGGTGACTCAGATGTTCGGCCGGAGTCGGCATCGCGAGGTGCTCGCCGAATTCACTCCGAGAGAACGGGAGGTGTTGGCTCTGATGGCGCAGGGGCGGTCGAATACGGCGATCGCTACGGCGATTCGAGTCAGTGAGCGGGCCGTGGAGAAACACGTGACCAACATCTTCGGGAAGTTCGACCTGCCGCCATCTGATGCCGATCATCGGCGGGTGCTCGCGGTCATCCGCTATCTGCAGAACTGA
- a CDS encoding sensor histidine kinase: MSTIFDSRSRKGLAYLLLVLPIDLLSFVLLMLGSLLGAVLLLTPLGTWLLALVLRGAAGLGGSRRALAARMLGDRVPAPVRPVVAGIGLFGWRRAILKDPVSWRVLAYALVKPPVAVLSLALAGGFYLYGLISLIYLPFYDDELGAEALGIMVTSVILLLLGPWMLRSVLAVERLMIRGLLGPTRANQRISDLQDSRDRAVKDADSTLRRIERDLHDGAQARLIGVGMHLAIVRELVGAQASAEQVVAAVDTAQETLATAVAELRDLVRGIHPPVLDAGLEAALATVAAGSTVPVTVEIDLPRRPPPALESIAYFTVCELLTNAGRHGGARDASIRVDLRDGVLRLRVHDDGQGGAHRRPGGGLAGLSERVQVVDGHLVIDSPAGGPTTITVEIPCPAMDDPSGSIEEPKFSEMPVLRA; this comes from the coding sequence TTGAGCACGATCTTTGACAGTCGTTCGCGCAAGGGCCTGGCATACCTGCTACTGGTCCTGCCGATCGATCTGCTGAGCTTTGTCCTCCTGATGTTGGGGAGTCTGCTCGGCGCCGTGCTGCTGCTCACTCCACTCGGGACGTGGCTGCTCGCGCTGGTGCTGCGTGGGGCAGCCGGTCTCGGCGGAAGCCGGAGGGCTCTGGCGGCACGGATGCTCGGCGATCGGGTTCCCGCGCCGGTTCGTCCGGTCGTGGCCGGCATCGGACTGTTCGGGTGGCGACGGGCGATCCTCAAGGATCCGGTCAGCTGGCGGGTGCTCGCATATGCGCTGGTCAAACCGCCGGTGGCGGTGCTGTCCCTGGCCCTGGCCGGTGGCTTCTACCTGTATGGGTTGATCAGCCTGATCTACCTGCCGTTCTATGACGATGAGCTGGGGGCCGAGGCGCTCGGCATCATGGTGACCAGCGTGATCCTTCTGCTGCTCGGTCCATGGATGCTGCGGTCCGTGCTCGCCGTCGAGCGGCTGATGATCCGTGGGCTGCTCGGGCCGACCCGGGCAAACCAGCGGATCAGCGACCTCCAGGACTCCCGTGACCGGGCGGTCAAGGACGCCGACAGCACACTGCGACGGATCGAGCGCGATCTGCACGACGGCGCCCAGGCCAGGCTGATCGGGGTCGGGATGCATCTGGCGATCGTCCGGGAGCTCGTCGGCGCGCAGGCGTCCGCCGAGCAGGTGGTGGCTGCTGTCGACACGGCCCAGGAGACCCTTGCCACGGCGGTCGCCGAGCTGCGTGATCTGGTGCGTGGCATCCACCCGCCGGTGCTGGATGCCGGGCTGGAGGCAGCGTTGGCCACCGTCGCGGCGGGCAGCACTGTGCCGGTGACGGTTGAGATCGACCTGCCGAGACGACCACCGCCGGCATTGGAGAGCATCGCCTACTTCACGGTGTGTGAGTTGCTGACCAACGCCGGGCGCCACGGTGGAGCTCGCGACGCTTCGATTCGGGTCGATCTCCGAGACGGGGTTCTTCGGCTCCGGGTTCATGATGACGGGCAGGGCGGTGCGCATCGGCGGCCCGGTGGTGGGCTGGCCGGGTTGTCCGAGCGGGTCCAGGTCGTCGACGGCCATCTGGTGATCGACAGTCCCGCCGGCGGGCCGACCACCATCACGGTCGAGATCCCATGTCCAGCGATGGATGATCCATCAGGATCGATAGAGGAGCCGAAGTTTTCTGAGATGCCGGTTCTCCGGGCGTAG